GTTGCTTTGAAAGTTCATAAGAGTTTATTAGAGGTTTAAAGAATTATCAACTAAGTCTGGGTAGAAACCCATTGTGTGATAGAAAACCtttctgatattttaataaaaagtgatGATAGCAAGTACAAATGCCAGTTGAGTCCTGAGTGCTGGTGTGCTGAGTACATCAATGTATGTGTATGGATGAAGGAAATAATCTGTAAATCATGGCTTTCTTAGTATTATATGTCTCTTCCTAAAGTAACTCAGCATTTTATCgtgaaaaataaattgacatttgaaacaaaatttttaactTGTTAGTGTTGCATTCAAATTGAATTATGTACAGCTAATGATTGTTTTTGGATGCCTTCCAGAGACAGATGGAACCGTGTTCAGAATTCACACAAAAGCTGAAGGACTTTCGGATGTGGATATACCCTTAGAATTGGTGTTCCATTTGCCGGCCAATTACCCTTTGTGTCTTCCTGGCATCTCCGTTAACTCTGAAGACCTGACCAGGGCCCAGTGTGTGACTGTGAAAGAGAAGTTACTAGAGCAAGCAGAGAACCTTTTGTCAGAGCCTATGGTTCACGAGCTGGTTCTCTGGATTCAGCAGAATCTCAGGTACATCCTTAACCACCCAGAAACTGGAAGTGGCAGTGAAAAGTGTACTTTTCCAACAAGCACGACTGTGGATGATGGATTGTGGATAACTCTTTTGCATTTAGATCACATGAGAGCAAAGACTAAATATGTCAAAACTGTGGAGAAGTGGGCTTCAGATTTAAGGCTGACAGGAAGACTGATGTTCATGGGTAAAATAATACTGATTTTACTACAAGGAGACAAAAGCAACATCAAGGTGCCAAAAAGTTAAATGTCGGATATGAATCTGgctattttctgtttaaaatgatttgtctTTTAAGTATGTTTTATAACAATGGGATAGATTAATCATTGAGATGTTTCTGCTTTCACTATTACCATGTTAATggatcttcattttcttttttaagagtgTCTAACTCCTAATTGCAACTATAAACTTTCAAAGCTTGAAGAATAagatcagattttaaaaatcatgccaCTTAATGAAAGTGGCgggttataaaaaaaaatctgtggcaCATGAGTGTTTGTTTCTGTAATTAGCTATGAGCCTCAACTTTATGAATGTGCACTAAAAGTTTgtgcatattaatatttctttccataGTTAGGCACAGCAAGGTGTATATTTGTGGGTAGTCTGCAAGATTTGTAACTTCTGGCAGTTAAAAATACATTCTGACACTTTAATTTGGTATCTATAATACCTGGAAAAAGGAGCTTGTCCCTTATAACCAAGATTTCGTGTTAGTAGAAGCAGAATCATTAGGGCTGTCAGCTTGTCACCTCCTACCTAACTTTTGCTTTCCACTTGACTTGTCTCAGCAGCTGCTTTCAAAATCATCATCTTCTTAAGATTTTTCAAGTTCTTATTCTACACTCATCGAACCTGTTCTATGAGGGACCAGATGAGGAAAActgcttattatattttaaatcttaggaGAGCTACAAATCACTTAATAGATTTTGTACTTTCAGATAGGATGGGTCAGGAATAATTATATTTGaagttatttaaaacaaatttcatgTGAACAACCTGTAATCTTAAAGATTTGTAGAATAATGACCTAGTTTTTTAATGATGAGGTCTTACCACAAAACTACTTTGGCATTTGATTAACTGGATTCATGCTGGATTATGGTATATAGATACAATAATAATTCAGATTTAATATAAATCCTGGATAGGGGCCTGACCAAGGAACCGTGTATTTTAAGGTAATTTGTAGTACATCTATAAAATTTGATCCTTTTGAGTAAAATACTAGATaacaaaaaatgaatacaaatttattttcttgctcttaTTTACCTAAAAGGCTCAGATTTTTCTTTAAGCCAGCTCTAGCTTATTAGGCTAAATGCAGCTCTTTTGTAGATGTTACTCAGATTGAAtcatcaattaattaaaaatatttattcataagaCTAGAACTCTGCTAATGGAGAGAAATGGTACTTTTCTGAGAAttcctttttttgctttctttaaaatgccattttatgtaaatttctcTGTTAAATATTTGTAAGATTGTATATTAGGATTGAGAGTGTTCAGATACATATTTATAGATGCTGTCAACTTGGAATGGTAAGTACTGTGTGCCTGATAAGTTCATTCAGCTGCTGAATTAGTAATAACAACAATAGCTTGTGCTCTGTTGTGTGCCATAGCACCCTATACCAGGTACTCCTCTGGGTGCTTtgcatgtattatcttatttaaaccttACAAATTTCCCATGAGGTGGATCTTGTTATGAGTCCTGTTTTATGGAGGaggtaactgaggcacagaagactgaa
This region of Microcebus murinus isolate Inina chromosome 2, M.murinus_Inina_mat1.0, whole genome shotgun sequence genomic DNA includes:
- the RWDD3 gene encoding RWD domain-containing protein 3 isoform X1; the encoded protein is MAEPVREELSALAAIFCGPHEWEVLSRSETDGTVFRIHTKAEGLSDVDIPLELVFHLPANYPLCLPGISVNSEDLTRAQCVTVKEKLLEQAENLLSEPMVHELVLWIQQNLRYILNHPETGSGSEKCTFPTSTTVDDGLWITLLHLDHMRAKTKYVKTVEKWASDLRLTGRLMFMGKIILILLQGDKSNIKEYLILQKTSKVDVDSSGRKCKEKMISVLFETKVQTEHKRFLAFEVKEYSSLDELQKEFETAGLKKLFSEFVLGLVK
- the RWDD3 gene encoding RWD domain-containing protein 3 isoform X2, translating into MAEPVREELSALAAIFCGPHEWEVLSRSETDGTVFRIHTKAEGLSDVDIPLELVFHLPANYPLCLPGISVNSEDLTRAQCVTVKEKLLEQAENLLSEPMVHELVLWIQQNLRYILNHPETGSGSEKCTFPTSTTVDDGLWITLLHLDHMRAKTKYVKTVEKWASDLRLTGRLMFMGVPDSSENLQSRCGLKWKEMQRKND